A window of Drosophila subobscura isolate 14011-0131.10 chromosome E, UCBerk_Dsub_1.0, whole genome shotgun sequence contains these coding sequences:
- the LOC117889960 gene encoding lysozyme, with the protein MYYKLTVLLTLGLGLVLVQSESPKPITETCLLCMCEALSGCNATAVCVNGACGIFRITWDQWVDAGRLTVPGDTPLSDSAFTNCANDPHCGADTLQNYMVKYGQDCNDDQQEDCYDYGAIHYMGPFNCKADMPYNYENIFKRCLRRAQREQQSTD; encoded by the exons ATGTACTACAAGCTGACAGTACTTTTAacgctgggcctgggccttgTCCTCGTGCAATCGGAGAGCCCCAAACCCATCACGGAGACATGTTTGCTGTGCATGTGTGAGGCACTGAGCGGCTGCAATGCgacggctgtgtgtgtgaacgGAGCCTGCGGCATCTTTCGGATCACCTGGGATCAGTGGGTGGATGCGGGCAGACTGACAGTGCCCGGCGACACACCACTCTCGGACAGCG CGTTTACCAACTGCGCCAATGATCCGCACTGTGGGGCGGACACTCTCCAGAACTACATGGTGAAGTACGGCCAGGATTGCAACGATGATCAGCAGGAGGATTGCTACGACTACGGTGCCATCCACTACATGGGTCCATTCAATTGCAAAGCCGATATGCCCTACAACTACGAGAACATCTTTAAGCGGTGTCTGCGACGTGCGCAAAGGGAGCAGCAGTCCACAGACTAA
- the LOC117889946 gene encoding atrophin-1, protein MPFGRKSPLEALALPGVMLAYKYSQFRQRRREAASRRVTERELSALHHKIDKLLSKLEEESEPDPPTSQEDECVICINARATMQTSPCGHRVVCRRCFVKTIQSAVAQRLLPLRCVICRARVNRLTSSSGTWRIQESASSYSMGAKSWASAGVAAGGVVASASSYSMNDAHSGHHTFHHQPTLHKAATVGRHHQGQVRGTRGRVVSQSDSLYSMSSTGSAGSSLSGYSHYSKTSSISSSGPCSPASAAASSSHHLAPPSPATHHHHHHHQHRDAQQASTSPTPSGSSGSSLSPRDTASHSHHGGCPSGCSGAVPRKPLSQTLSNSTTSTSASASSSSGSGSSGGSGGSGSMTPMHTYPGRRHVKNRLLDIQNRLPPIKEFRSPAKVPHPSPVHVSNPRFRYASYTKSSTHELAPLLREGGSPPAPRRPSPMNIQLSCTTLAPPPLKAGGAKICPLTAKNALPKSAYVMPKDKKLPATPAAGKAGGAAAAAGPPKPATPSTSKAGTPSLDGGTAASKSQVSSSSSSRSFPLFAAGSNQRERADNKKNESVERKKKEEKLKLKAEKEARKEEKRLAKEEERLAKLHAKEEKKRGKKEAKELLLANDIKK, encoded by the exons GACAAATTGCTGAGCAAGTTGGAGGAGGAAAGCGAACCGGATCCACCCACGTCGCAGGAGGATGAGTGTGTGATTTGCATCAATGCCCGGGCCACCATGCAGACCTCGCCCTGCGGCCACCGTGTCGTCTGTCGTCGCTGCTTCGTGAAGACCATTCAGAGCGCGGTGGcccagcggctgctgccgctgcgctgcgtGATCTGCAGAGCGAGGGTGAACCGGCTGACCTCCTCCTCGGGCACGTGGCGCATACAGGAGTCGGCCAGCAGCTACTCGATGGGCGCCAAGAGCTGGGCCTCGGCGGGCGTGGCCGCTGGCGGGGTGGTGGCCTCCGCTAGCTCCTATTCCATGAACGATGCGCACAGCGGACACCACACGTTCCACCATCAGCCGACGCTGCACAAGGCGGCGACAGTGGGGCGACACCATCAGGGCCAGGTGCGTGGCACACGCGGCCGTGTGGTGTCCCAGTCGGATAGCCTCTACTCGATGAGCTCGACGGGATCGGCGGGTTCCTCGCTCTCCGGATACTCGCACTACTCCAAGACGTCTTCCATATCGAGCAGCGGCCCCTGCTCCCCAGCCTCGGCAGCGGCCTCCAGCTCCCATCATCTGGCACCGCCCTCGCCcgccacccaccaccaccatcatcatcatcagcacaGAGATGCGCAGCAGGCGTCCACATCCCCCACGCCCTCGGGCTCCTCGGGCAGCTCCCTCTCCCCGCGCGACACTGCAAGTCACTCGCATCATGGCGGCTGCCCCAGCGGCTGCTCGGGCGCCGTGCCACGCAAGCCGCTGAGCCAAACGCTGAGCAACAgcaccacatccacatccgcatccgcatcctcatcgagcggcagcgggagcagtgggggcagcggtggcagtggcagcatgaCACCCATGCACACATATCCGGGTCGGAGGCATGTGAAGAACCGTCTGCTGGACATACAGAACCGCCTGCCGCCCATCAAGGAGTTTCGCAGTCCGGCCAAGGTGCCACATCCCTCGCCGGTGCACGTCAGCAATCCCAGGTTTCG CTATGCCTCCTACACAAAGTCCAGCACCCACGAGCTGGCCCCACTGCTGCGGGAGGGCGGCTCACCGCCTGCACCACGTCGTCCCAGCCCCATGAACATTCAGCTGAGTTGCACCACCCTGGCACCGCCACCCCTCAAGGCGGGTGGCGCCAAGATATGCCCCCTGACCGCGAAGAATGCGCTGCCCAAGAGCGCCTACGTGATGCCCAAGGACAAGAAGCTGCCAGCCACGCCAGCAGCTGGCAAggctggtggtgctgcagctgctgctgggccaccAAAGCCAGCGACTCCCAGCACCTCCAAAGCTGGGACCCCTTCGCTGGATGGAGGGACAGCCGCCTCCAAGTCTCAAGTTTCTTCGAGCTCTTCCAGTCGCAGCTTTCCGCTCTTCGCCGCCGGCAGCAACCAGA GGGAAAGGGCTGACAATAAAAAGAACGAGTCCGTGGAGcgcaagaagaaggaggagaagctcAAGCTGAAGGCAGAGAAGGAGGCCAGGAAG GAGGAGAAGCGACTGGCCAAGGAGGAGGAACGTTTGGCCAAGCTGCACgccaaggaggagaagaagcgCGGCAAGAAGgaggccaaggagctgctccTGGCCAACGACATCAAGAAGTGA
- the LOC117889962 gene encoding uncharacterized protein LOC117889962: MDTITFVGLLYWLLCMILFGPAMFFVAVYLPELPVRYVKSLRQQT; the protein is encoded by the coding sequence ATGGACACCATTACATTTGTCGGCTTGCTCTACTGGCTGTTGTGCATGATTTTATTCGGTCCGGCAATGTTCTTTGTGGCCGTTTATCTGCCAGAACTTCCAGTGCGTTATGTGAAAAGCCTGAGGCAGCAAACTTAG
- the LOC117889956 gene encoding lysozyme 2, producing the protein MLNSLKLLISLWLLLLHSVSGDEVENKPVTEDCLECLCETMSGCNATEICVNGACGIFRITEGYWAEAGQLTLPNETPLSSNAFTNCVNQPHCAADTIQNYMYKHGQDCNGDEHIDCLDFGALHKLGNLQCRGELPYIFAKVFNRCLKVKQRNASESRNQTRNQVKIKST; encoded by the exons ATGTTGAACAGCCTCAAGTTACTCATCagtttgtggctgctgctgctgcacagtgTGTCCGGTGATGAGG TGGAAAACAAACCCGTCACGGAAGACTGCCTGGAGTGTCTCTGTGAGACAATGAGTGGCTGCAATGCCACCGAGATCTGTGTgaatggggcatgtggcatctTTCGCATCACCGAGGGCTACTGGGCAGAGGCGGGACAACTGACGCTGCCCAACGAGACGCCACTGTCCTCGAATG CCTTCACCAATTGCGTCAATCAGCCCCACTGTGCGGCGGACACAATCCAGAATTATATGTACAAGCATGGACAGGACTGCAACGGGGATGAGCACATCGATTGCCTGGACTTTGGGGCACTGCACAAGCTGGGCAACCTGCAGTGCCGCGGCGAGCTGCCGTACATATTCGCGAAGGTGTTCAATCGCTGCCTGAAGGTCAAGCAGCGGAATGCCTCAGAGAGCCGCAATCAGACCCGCAATCAGGTGAAGATCAAATCAACATAA
- the LOC117889958 gene encoding lysozyme, translating to MAANKLCCTLAFGALLCLGLVALIQAQDKPVTDVCLGCICEAISGCNQTRFCGGGVCGLFRITWAYWSDGGKLTLGNESPQSEDAYANCVNDPYCAANTIQNYMTKFGQDCNKDGGIDCYDYAAIHKLGGYGCGGELAYQYQTSLQSCLNSFQQLDVRSGP from the exons ATGGCTGCCAACAAATTGTGCTGCACTTTGGCGTTTGGCGCTCTACTCTGCCTGGGACTGGTGGCTCTTATTCAAGCGCAGG ATAAGCCGGTGACGGATGTGTGCCTGGGCTGCATTTGCGAGGCCATCAGCGGATGCAATCAGACCCGAttctgcggcggcggcgtctgcGGCCTGTTTCGCATCACCTGGGCCTACTGGTCGGACGGTGGCAAGCTGACCTTGGGCAACGAGAGCCCCCAGTCTGAGGATG CGTATGCCAACTGCGTGAACGATCCATACTGTGCGGCCAACACCATCCAGAACTACATGACCAAGTTTGGGCAGGACTGCAACAAGGATGGGGGCATCGACTGCTATGACTACGCTGCCATCCACAAGTTGGGCGGCTATGGCTGCGGTGGGGAGCTGGCCTATCAGTATCAAACCAGTCTGCAGAGCTGCCTGAACTCATTCCAGCAACTGGACGTTCGCTCCGGACCTTGA
- the LOC117889959 gene encoding lysozyme, which yields MSFVVEYLLCLLLAVSPLWVQSEDDVLDKPVTELCLTCICEAISGCNATRICTNPEKGACGIFRITWGYWVDAGKLTLDGEHPDAERAFINCANDPHCAANVVQNYMKKFNQDCNEDGEMDCHDYARIHKLGAYGCQADLPYNYQSTFEECIENYEDQGIE from the exons ATGAGTTTTGTTGTGGAATATTTGCTATGTTTGCTCCTTGCAGTGTCGCCATTGTGGGTGCAAAGTGAAG ATGATGTGCTGGACAAGCCCGTGACGGAGCTGTGCCTGACCTGCATCTGCGAGGCAATCAGCGGCTGCAATGCCACGAGGATCTGCACGAACCCGGAGAAGGGCGCCTGTGGCATTTTTCGCATCACTTGGGGCTACTGGGTGGACGCCGGCAAGCTGACCCTCGACGGGGAGCATCCCGACGCGGAGCGCGCGTTCATCAACTGCGCCAACGATCCGCACTGCGCCGCCAATGTGGTGCAGAATTACATGAAGAAATTCAATCAGGATTGCAACGAGGATGGAGAGATGGACTGCCATGACTATGCGCGGATACACAAGCTGGGTGCCTACGGCTGCCAGGCGGATTTGCCGTACAACTATCAGAGCACCTTCGAGGAGTGCATTGAGAACTACGAAGATCAGGGCATTGAGTGA
- the LOC117889955 gene encoding probable elongation factor 1-beta produces MAFGDVKTPQGLKELNNFLANSSYISGYTPSKADLSVFDALGKAPAGDYAHVARWYRHIASFEAGERSAWTGAPLPQLAGGKPTVAAPAKPAADDDDDVDLFGSDEEEDAEAERIKQERVAAYAAKKSKKPALIAKSSVLLDVKPWDDETDMKEMENNVRTIVMDGLLWGASKLVPVGYGINKLQIMCVIEDEKVSIDLLQEKIEEFEDFVQSVDIAAFNKI; encoded by the exons ATGGCTTTCGGTGATGTCAAGACCCCACAGGGACTGAAGGAGTTGAACAACTTcctggccaacagcagctacaTCAGCGG CTACACACCTAGCAAGGCCGATTTGTCTGTTTTCGATGCCCTGGGCAAGGCTCCAGCTGGAGACTACGCCCACGTTGCACGTTGGTACCGCCACATTGCCTCCTTTGAGGCTGGAGAGCGCTCGGCATGGACTGGCGCTCCCCTGCCCCAGCTGGCTGGTGGCAAACCCACAGTAGCTGCTCCGGCCAAGCCAGCTGctgacgacgatgacgatgtcgATCTATTCGGctccgacgaggaggaggacgctGAGGCCGAGCGCATCAAGCAGGAGCGTGTTGCTGCCTACGCCGCCAAGAAATCAAAGAAGCCCGCCCTTATTGCCAAGTCGTCGGTGCTGCTCGATGTCAAGCCATGGGATGATGAGACCGACATGAAGGAGATGGAGAACAATGTCCGCACCATCGTTATGGACGGTCTGCTGTGGGGCGCATCCAAACTGGTGCCCGTCGGCTATGGCATCAACAAGCTGCAGATCATGTGCGTCATTGAGGACGAGAAGGTGTCCATCGATCTGCTGCAGGAGAAGATTGAGGAGTTCGAGGACTTTGTGCAGTCTGTCGATATTGCTGCCTTCAACAAGATCTAA
- the LOC117889954 gene encoding proteasome subunit alpha type-4 isoform X2, whose translation MARRYDSRTTIFSPEGRLYQVEYAMEAISHAGTCLGILAEDGILLAAECRSTNKLLDSAIPSEKIYRLNENMVCSVAGITSDANVLTAELRLIAQRYQFSYGEVIPCEQLVSHLCDIKQAYTQYGGKRPFGVSLLYMGWDNKYGYQLYQSDPSGNYGGWKATCIGNNFGAAISMLKQELADKPSIKLEEAKDLAVKVLSMTLDTTKLTPEKVEMATLQRVNNTTVYSVLEKPDVEKLIEKYNKLQAETEAAKKEKQAKQPKS comes from the exons ATG GCGCGTCGCTATGATTCCCGCACCACGATTTTCTCGCCAGAGGGACGCCTCTACCAGGTCGAATACGCCATGGAGGCCATCTCTCATGCCGGCACTTGCCTCGGCATACTGGCCGAAGACGGCATTTTGCTAGCCGCTGAATGCCGCAGCACCAACAAATTGCTGGACAGCGCCATACCCTCCGAGAAGATCTATCGCCTGAACGA GAACATGGTATGCTCTGTGGCCGGCATCACATCCGATGCCAATGTGCTGACCGCCGAGCTGCGTTTGATTGCCCAGCGCTACCAGTTCAGCTATGGCGAGGTGATTCCATGCGAGCAGCTGGTGTCCCACTTGTGCGACATCAAGCAAGCGTACACTCAGTACGGTGGCAAGCGTCCCTTCGGCGTGTCCCTGCTGTACATGGGCTGGGACAACAAGTACGGCTATCAGCTGTACCAGTCCGATCCCAGCGGCAACTACGGCGGCTGGAAGGCCACTTGCATTGGCAACAACTTTGGCGCCGCCATTTCTATGCTGAAGCAGGAACTGGCCGACAAACCATCCATAAagctggaggaggccaagGATCTGGCCGTGAAGGTGCTCAGCATGACTCTGGACACCACCAAGCTGACGCCCGAGAAGGTCGAGATGGCCACCTTGCAACGCGTCAATAACACCACCGTCTACAGTGTGCTGGAGAAGCCCGATGTAGAGAAGCTGATCGAGAAGTACAACAAACTGCAGGCTGAAACTGAAGCCgccaagaaggagaagcaggcCAAACAACCCAAGTCTTAG
- the LOC117889961 gene encoding uncharacterized protein LOC117889961: MDSVKSFFAGSNKDNNLANHQQQHGHPNGSVMPNRWGRNWNCSSQHTESSSSSIANPNHCNAKRKDSDNYFYIMWRA; encoded by the exons ATGGATAGCGTAAAGTCATTCTTCGCTGGCTCCAACAAGGACAACAATCTCGcaaatcatcagcagcagcatggacaTCCGAATGGCAGTGTCATGCCCAATCGCTGGGGCCGTAactggaactgcagcagccagcacacgGAGAGCAGTTCCTCGTCCATTGCAAATCCAAATCACTGCAATGCCAAGCGCAAGGACAGcgataattatttttatatcat GTGGCGCGCCTGA
- the LOC117889948 gene encoding fukutin-related protein: MKVLRLRMAKLMLLGVLLVNLIFLYYTWNTLLWRRISRVLSGGEELEPKAPKLTPKEKVRNANKHIRKSITIVFYGHYNFEQDLRASIDSILDVIPNMPILVLQEGGTEYAYPPLNYERNLTAGEDQTVTFLSLAFDVRRTRQDLDPLAAIHTKYALLMPDSVRLNSKNLLQKILREINTIGVAGAQAQAQPKEQRVAVPPEEMVRRMVLVPFAGNLKSYSSCARMRMDLPNWTLEIVATNDSRRCDLFLQKHAILLDVAALAAMPEPFSLPFPEMLYMQAKIANLSTTVFPHAFQEGRRLFASFHTKQRRMDLRRRQFKEMYKRLQIKRIVRRAYTLLGKPPSRENSWQLHQGVLDAQFSSSNVSLPLVTDIDLFGCERTTKSCIGTVYNNRPFYSYLDKHTPPCCLDKLRTTFNHVLEEFENVGIRYWLDNNALKSAVETNAISPDAYDIDISFNVQDLERSNAMKKSQSKPYVDNEGFYWIKATDGHYFRVQFSKPNQVGVNLLPYEIKGAEVRASGFFGWKASTFAADFLHPMSTVLFLGKSVMCPNNVLEYLEAKHIKVQSQDLAMDD; the protein is encoded by the exons ATGAAGGTGCTGCGACTGCGAATGGcgaagctgatgctgctgggcgTCCTGCTGGTCAATCTGATATTCCTGTACTACACCTGGAACACGCTGCTGTGGCGCCGCATCAGCCGTGTGCTGTCTGGTGGCGAAGAGTTGGAGCCGAAGGCACCCAAGCTGACGCCCAAGGAGAAGGTGCGCAACGCCAACAAGCACATAAGGAAGAGCATCACCATCGTGTTCTACGGACACTACAACTTTGAGCAGGATCTGCGGGCGAGCATCGACAGCATACTGGATGTGATACCCAATATGCCCATTCTGGTGCTCCAGGAGGGCGGCACCGAGTACGCCTATCCGCCGCTGAACTACGAACGAAATCTCACCGCTGGCGAGGATCAGACTGTGACCTTCCTGAGTCTGGCCTTTGATGTGCGACGCACGCGACAGGATCTCGATCCGCTGGCCGCCATTCACACCAAGTACGCCCTCCTCATGCCCGACAGCGTGCGGCTGAACAGCAAGAATCTGCTCCAGAAGATCCTCCGCGAGATAAACACCATCGGCGTGGCTGgggcacaggcgcaggcacagccCAAGGAGCAGCGTGTGGCTGTTCCCCCGGAGGAGATGGTGCGCCGCATGGTGCTGGTGCCGTTTGCGGGCAATCTTAAGTCCTACAGCAGCTGCGCTCGCATGAGAATGGATCTGCCCAACTGGACGCTCGAGATTGTGGCCACAAATGATAGTCGCCGCTGCGATTTG TTTCTGCAAAAGCACGCGATCCTGTTGGATGTGGCAGCGCTGGCGGCTATGCCTGAGCCTTTCTCCCTGCCCTTTCCAGAGATGCTGTACATGCAGGCAAAGATTGCCAATTTGTCG ACCACCGTCTTTCCACATGCCTTCCAGGAGGGCAGGCGCCTCTTTGCCTCGTTCCACACCAAGCAGCGACGCATGGATCTGCGCCGTCGCCAGTTCAAGGAGATGTACAAGCGGCTGCAGATCAAGCGAATCGTGCGAAGGGCTTACACGTTGCTCGGCAAGCCGCCGTCCAGGGAGAACAGCTGGCAGCTGCACCAAGGCGTGCTGGATGCGCAGTTTTCCAGCTCGAATgtgtcgctgccgctggtcACGGACATAGATCTGTTTGGCTGCGAGCGCACCACAAAGTCCTGCATCGGCACCGTGTACAACAATCGGCCGTTCTACTCGTATCTGGACAAGCACACGCCGCCCTGCTGCCTGGACAAGCTGCGTACGACCTTCAACCATGTGCTGGAGGAGTTCGAGAACGTGGGCATACGCTACTGGCTGGACAACAATGCGCTGAAGAGCGCCGTGGAGACGAACGCCATCTCTCCGGATGCCTACGACATTGACATCAGCTTCAATGTCCAGGACCTGGAGCGCTCCAACGCCATGAAGAAGTCGCAGAGCAAGCCGTATGTGGATAACGAAGGCTTCTACTGGATCAAGGCCACCGATGGACACTACTTCCGCGTGCAGTTCTCGAAGCCCAACCAGGTGGGCGTCAATCTGCTGCCCTACGAGATCAAAGGCGCCGAGGTGCGGGCCAGCGGCTTCTTTGGCTGGAAGGCAAGCACCTTTGCGGCTGACTTTCTGCATCCCATGTCCACGGTGCTGTTTCTAGGCAAGAGCGTCATGTGCCCCAACAATGTGCTCGAGTATCTCGAGGCCAAGCACATCAAAGTGCAGTCCCAAGATCTGGCCATGGATGATTAG